The following nucleotide sequence is from Acidimicrobiales bacterium.
CTCGACCTCGACCTCGGTGCCGCCCGCTACGGGCGCGACGGCCACGTCCTCGACGACGACGACCTGGCGGCGATCCGGGGCTGCGATGCCGTGCTGAAGGGCCCCCTGGGCCCTCCCATCGGGGACACCACCGTGCCCGGGGGCACCATCGAGCGGGGCATCATCCTGCGGTTGCGGTTCGAGCTCGACCTCTACATCAACCTCCGCCCCTTCAAGGGGCGCGACCTCGACTTCGTGGTCGTGCGCGAGAACACCGAGGGCACCTACGCCGGCGAGGGAGGCTTCCTCCGCAAGGGCACCCCGCACGAGATCGCCACCCAGGGCTCGGTGAACACCCGCATGGGCGTGGAGCGCTGCGTCCGCTACGCCTTCGAGCTGGCCCGGTCGCGCCCGCGCCGCCACCTCACGCTGGTGCACAAGACCAACGTCCTCACCTTCGCCGGCGACCTCTGGCAGCGCACGTTCACCGACGTCGCGGCCGGCTACCCCGACGTCACCACCGCCTACAACCATGTCGACGCGGCTTGCATCTACCTGGTCGAGGACCCGGGCCGCTACGACGTGGTCGTCACCGACAACCTCTTCGGCGACATCCTGACCGACCTGGCCGGCGCGGTCGTCGGCGGGGTGGGCCTGGCCGGCACCGGCAACCTCAACCCCGATCGTCAGGCGCCGTCGATGTTCGAACCGGTGCACGGCTCTGCCCACGACAGCCTGGGCAGCGACCGCGTCAACCCCACCGCCACCATCCTGTCGGCGGCCATGATGCTGGAGTTCCTGGGCGAGGCCGATGCCGCGTCCCGCATCCGCGAGGCCGTCACCGACGTGCTGAGCACCGATCCCATCCCCGTCAACATCGGCGACCTGGTCGCGGAGAGGGTGTAGCACCATGGCGCTGACCAAGAGCGAGAAGATCTGGATGGACGGCGAGCTCGTCGACTGGGACGACGCCACCATCCACATCCTGACGCACTCCCTGCACTACGGCCTGGGCGTCTTCGAGGGCATCCGGGCCTACGAGACCAGCGACGGCCCCGCCATCTTCCGCCTCACCGACCACATCAAGCGCCTCTACAACTCCGCCAAGATCTACATGCTCGAGGTTCCCTTCGACTTCGAGACCATCATGGATGCCACCAAGGAGGTGGTGCGGGTCAACGGCCTGCAGAGCTGCTACATCCGGCCGCTGGTGTACCTCGGCTACGGCGAGATGGGGCTCAACCCCCTGCCGTGCCCGGTCAACGTGTCCATCGCCTGCTGGCCCTGGGGCGCCTACCTCGGCGACGACGGCATCCAGCACGGCGTGCGCATGAAGATCAGCTCCTGGCAGCGCCACAGCCCCAACGCCATGCCGCCCGCGGCCAAGGGCACCGGCATGTACATCAACTCCTCGATGGCCAAGGTGGAGGCGCTCAAGGCCGGATACGACGAGGCCATCCTGCTGTCGCCTCAGGGCTTCGTCAGCGAGTGCACTGGTGAGAACATCTTCGTCGTGAAGGACGGCGCCATCTACACGCCGCCGGTCAGCGCCGGGGCGCTGGAGGGCATCACCCAGGACTGCGTTCGCACCATCGCCCGCGACCACGGCATCGAGTACCACGAGGCCAACCTCCTGCGCAGCGACCTCTACACCGCCGAGGAGGCCTTCCTCTCCGGGACCGCCGCCGAGGTGGTGCCCATCCGCTCGGTCGACGACCGTGAGCTCGGCGAGCCCGGGCCCGTGACGCGCAAGATCCAGGAGACGTTCTTCGCTGCCGTGCGGGGCGAGGTCGACCGCTACAAGGACTGGAACGAGCATGTCTGACGGTGGTGTACGAGACCCCTCCTGGCCGGAGGCGGTGGAGATCTTCGACACCACCCTCCGCGACGGCAGCCAGCTCGAGGGGATCTCGCTCACCGTCGACGACAAGCTCCGGATCGCCGAGCAGCTCGACCACCTCGGCGTGCACTACATCGAAGGTGGGTGGCCCGGCGCCAACCCCAAGGACGACGAGTTCTTCCGCCGGGTCCCGACCGACCTCGACCTGCGGACCTCGACGATGGTGGCCTTCGGCTCGACCCGTCGGGTCAAGGGGCGCACCGACGACGACGCCACCCTGCGCCACCTGGTGGAGGCCGGCACCTCGACCGCCTGCATCGTCGGCAAGTGCTGGGACTACCACGTCACCGAGGCGCTCGGCACCACCCTCGACGAGGGCGTCGCCATGGTCGCCGACTCGGTCGAGTTCCTCCGCGGCGCGGGCCTCGAGGTCCTCTTCGACGCCGAGCACTTCTTCGACGGCTACCGCCGCAACCCCGAGTTCAGCCTGCGGGTCCTCGAGGCGGCCGCCGAGCGGGGGGCGTCGACCCTCGTGCTGTGCGACACCAACGGCGGTGCCCTGCCCGACCTGGTGTCGGCGGCGGTCGCCGACGTCGTCTCGCACTTCCGCGACGACGTTGCGGTGGCGGTCCACACCCACGACGACACCGGCTGCGCCGTGGCCAACGCCCTCGCCGGTGTGCGGGCAGGCGCCACCCAGGTGCAGGGGACGATCAACGGCTACGGCGAGCGCACCGGCAACTGCAACCTCACCACGGTGATCCCCAACCTCAGCCTCAAGATGGGGGTCCGCACCATCCCCGAGGATCGCCTCGAGCGGCTCACGTCGGTCTCGCACCACATCGCCGAGCTGGTCAACATCACCATGAACCCCCAGCAGCCCTACGTGGGGACCTCGGCGTTCGCCCACAAGGCGGGCCTGCACACCAGCGCCATCGCCAAGCGCCCCGACGCCTACGAGCACGTGCACCCCGACGCGGTGGGCAACGGCACCCGCTTCGTGGTCTCCGAGCTGGCGGGCAAGTCCACCCTCGCCCTCAAGGCGACCGAGCTCGGACTCGACCTCGACGGCCGGGCGCTGGGCGAGATCGTCGACCGACTGAAGAAGCTCGAGCACCGGGGCTTCCACTTCGAGGCCGCCGACGGCTCCCTCGAGCTCCTGATGCGCGACGCCGGCGGTTGGGTCCAGCCCTTCTTCGAGCTGGAGTCGTTCCGCGTCACCGTCGAGCACCAGGCCGACGGGGCCTTCACCACCGAGGCCACGGTGAAGGTTCACGCCGACGGCGAGCGGATCATCCGCACGGCCGAGGGCAACGGCCCGGTCAACGCCCTCGATGGTGCCCTCCGCGCCGCGATCGGCTCCCGGTACCCGGCCCTCGACGCCCTGCACCTCACCGACTACAAGGTTCGGGTGCTCGACACCGAACGGGGGACGGGGGCCGTCACCAGGGTCCTGCTCGACTCCACCGACGGCGCCCGCGCCTGGTCGACGATCGGGGTGTCGGAGAACATCATCGAGGCGTCCTGGCAGGCCCTGTGCGACTCGGTCGTCTACGGCCTGCTGCATTCGCCCGGTTCCGGCGACGAGGGGTAGAACAGGGGCCGTGGCCGCGCCGTCGTTCATCCTCAGCACCCTCGCCCAGCAGCCCCGGGAGGGCCTGCGGCTGCCGCCCGCCGGGACGTGGACGGCCGACCGCCCCGCCGACCTGGGGCCGGCCCAGCCCGCCGGCCGCCTGCTCGGCACCCAGGGACCCGACCAGGGCTTCGCACTGCACCTCGCCCGCCGGTTTGAGGGGCGGCTGGTCCTGGCCGACGGCGAGCACGAGCACGACGTCATCGCCGGCTGCCTGGGGGTGGCGCTCAAGCGGGCGGCCCTGTTCGGGCGGGCGCCGCTGATCCACGACCTCACCGTGGCCTTCACCCTGTGGGGCTTCCTCGGTTCGGCGTCCGACGAGCTGGTGGCGCTCCGCCGCCCGATGTTCGAGGCCGTCGGCCACGACTACAGCGGCCAGCGGGCCATCGCCGACGCCGTGCCCAATGAGACGCTGCGCCTGCCCCACGCCGAGGTGCAGCGGCGGGCTACCACCGACTGGCAGGCGCTGCTCGGCCGCTGAGCCCTCGGGCCGCGGCGCTACGGTGCGGGCGATGCGACGAGCGACGTGGACCGACGAGGGCCTCGAGGTGCTGGACGTCGAGCCGGGTCCGCTCGCCGACGGCTGGGTTCGGCTCCAGGTCGAGGCGTGTGGGATCTGCGGAACCGATCTGCACTTCTGGCACGGTGACATCCCCCGCCCGATCGGCACGGCTCCCGGACACGAGTTCGTCGCCACCGTGGTCGACGGCCCGGCGGGGCTGGCCGACGTCCTCTACGCGGTGTCTCCCAACGTGGCCTGCGGTGCGTGCGACTTCTGCCGGACCGGCCAGACCAACCTCTGCGCCCGTGGCGGCCCCGGCCTCGGCCTCGGCCGTGACGGCGCCCTGGCCGACGTCGTCGACGCGCCCGCCGTCAACCTGGCGCCGGTCGGTGGCGTGGTCGACCCCGTGGTCGCATCGCTGACCGAGCCGCTGGCCGTGGCCCTGCGAGGTGTGTCGCTGGGCGACCCCTCGGCCGACAGCCGTGTCCTGGTGCTCGGTGGCGGCACGATCGGCCTGTGCACGGCACTGGTGGCGCGCGACCGAGCCGCCGAGGTGGCCGTCACCACCCGGTACCCGCACCAGCGGGCGGCGGCCGAGGCCCTTGGGGTGACGGTCCTGGGTGAAGACGACGCGGCGGCGTGGGGCAAGGAGCACCGACCCGACCTCGTGGTGGAGACGGTGGGCGGCCGTGCCGACACCATCCCCGTGGCCATCACTGCAGCGCGCCGCGGCGGCACCGTCGTCATGGTCGGTGCCTTCAGCGAACCCAAGTCGCTCGACCTCCAGAAGATGATGATGAAGGAGGTCAGCCTGGTGGGGTCGTTCTGCTACGGCAGCGCCCGGCGGGGTTCCGAGTTCGTCGCTGCCGCCGGCCTCGTGGGGCGGTGGCACGAGGAGCTCCGTGCCCTTACGACCCACCAGCTCCCCTTGGCCGAGGTTGCCGCCGCCTTCGAGACGGCGAGCGACAAGACGAGCGAAGCCATCAAGGTCACCATCGTCCCGTGAGGGCGGGAGTGCCCCGCGGGGCACTCGAAGGTTCGTTCGCACGTGCTCCACGGCGCACTGAAAAGCGTCATGGTCATGATGATAAGGACACTTGACATTTAGCAAAGGTCGCTTCATTATTCATCCATGTCCGATTCGTCCCCACCCCCCGCCGACCTACAGGAAGCGCTGGCGCTCGGACGTGACCGGCGCGCCCGCCGGTCACGTCTCCACGCGGTCGTAGCAAGCGTCGCCGTCGTCGTGCTCGTTGCCTTCTTCATCGCCTTTCCTGATGTCGAGCCAGCAGCCGAGGCACTCGTCTTCCTGGCGTGCAATGGCGTCCTCGTCGGCGCCAGATGGTTCACCAACCGCGAGGACGATCGGGAGCGTCACCGCACACTTGTGGCCTTCGCTGTCGCATTCGTCGTACAGACAGGCGTTCTCGTCGTCGAGCTGGTCATGCAGCTCGCCGGCGAACACACTGCGAGCGCTCCACGAGCGGTTCAGCTCGGCGCCTTCGCGATGCTCTTGTTTCTCGCCCTTGGAGACCGCGGAGGAGAATCCAGCGAGGAAGCGCAGTGAAGAACCGGCTCCGCGTGCTCCGAGCGGAGCACGAGTGGTCGCAGACCGACCTGGCCGACCTGCTCGGTGTCTCCCGCCAGACGATCTCCTCGCTGGAGAAGGGCCGCTACGACCCAAGCCTCCCGCTCGCGTTCAAGATCAGTCGGCTGTTCGGTCAACCGATCGAGGAGATCTTCCACGACGAGCACGACCACGCCGAGGCCTGAGACCGGTCTGCGGCCCGTGGGGACGCCCGGCAGATCCTGCGGCGAAACGTCTTACCCGCAGGGTGATCGTGGGCGATCAGGCAGGGGGCGTCGTGTGGCGCCGCAGCATCGCCGTTCTCGAGTGCCCCGCGGGGCACTCGAAGGGCTCAGGCCCGCAAGACCTCCGCGAGTCGGAGGCGCCTGCCGCCCCGCAGGAGCGCGCGGTGGTACGCGGCGCCACCCACTCTCACGAGGAGCGCGATGGTGAGGAGGCACAGGACGATCGCCAGCACCACCTCCACCGCGCTCGCCCCGCCGCCGGCGAGCCGGACCGGCATGACGATCGGCGCGCTCAGGGGGAACAGCGACCCGACGACGACCGGCAGGCTGTCAGGCGCATTCCGGCCGTGCATCGCCACGCCGAGCGAGAGCACCAGCAGGATCGAGAACGGCGCGACCGCACTGCCCAGATCCTCCTGGCGGTCGACAAGGGCCCCGAGGACGCCGAAGCCGATGGCGTACATGGCAAAGCCGAGGACGAACCAACCGAAGCCGGCGACCACATCGCCGACCGCGCCGGCGGGCACGCTGAGCTCGCCGGCACCCATCGCAGCCAGGAACGGAATCAAGCCGATCAGCAGCAGCAAGAAGGTCGACAGGCCGATGCCGAGCACCTTTCCCGCCAGCAGGTGAGTCGGCCGCACCGTGGTCACCAGCACCTCGGCGATGCGAGTGGACTTCTCGACAGCCACGCCGGTGGCCACGCCCATCCCCCCGAACAGCAGCATCACGTACAGCATGAAGCTGACGCCGTAGGCGATGTTGGTGCGCGCCGGTCGGTCGCCGTCAACCGTCAGCTCGGCGGGTGGTGGGGCATCGAGGGCTTCCCGGGCGACGGCCGCATCGAGTCCGGCGTCCACGAGGCGTTGCTGGGACATGGCGGCGGCGGCGGCCTGACCGGCGATGGCAACCAGCGTCTCCGACGTCCCCACCCGCCGTACGAGTACCGGACCGTCAGGGCCGAAGACGAGGGCGGCCTCGAGCCGCTCGGTGCGCACCGCCTCGATGGCGTCGCCGCGCCCGTGGAGCTGTTCCACCTCGAGGCCGACGTCGAATGCCTCGGCGAGGCCCTCGAGCCTCTCGACCACGGTGGAGGGAGCGTCGCCGGCCACGCCGACGTCGTGGGTCTCGTCTTGCGTCACCAGCCGGGGGACGACCACGACGGCGAGGCTCCCGATGAACAGGATGGCCATGATGACCCAGTAGGCCCGCGAGCGGAAGGCATCGCGTAGTTCCCGCTCCGCGACCAGACCGACGACGTTCATCGCTGCACCGCCTCCCGGAACAGCTGGCCGAGACGCGGCAGCTCCAGCCCGAAGTCACGAACCTCGCCCAGCCCGCGGACCCGGTCGAGGATGGCCAGGGGGTCCGTCCCGGGCTCGAGCTCGAGCAAGGTCTCGTTGGCATCGGTGTGTGCCACGGAGACGCCGTCCAGCCGCTCGGCCCAGGCCGCGGGAGCCCGGTCGATCCCGATCCGCAGGACGCGGCGCCCGGAGGCCGCCTTCAGCGCACCGAGGTCGCCCTCGAGCACCACCCGGCCGCCGTCCATGAGCACGATCGACTCACAGAGGTCCTCGACCAGGTCGAGCTGGTGGCTGGAGAAGACCACCGTCCGACCAGAGGCCGCCTGTCCCGCGATGACCTCCGACATCTGCTCGACCGCCACCGGGTCGAGTCCGGTGAAGGGTTCGTCCAACACCAGCACCGGAGGATCGTGCACAAGGGTCGCCGCGAGCTGAACCCGTTGCTGCATGCCTCCGGAGAGTCGCTCCACCTTGTCGCCGGCCCGCTCCTCGAGACCGACCCAGCGGATGAGCTCGTCGGCCCGCTCCCCGGCCGCACCGCGTCCGAGACCCCGGATCCGACCGAAGTACACGAGGAGGTCCCGGACCCGCATCTTCATGTAGAGGCCCCGCTCCTGGGGCATGTAGCCCCAGCGGGCCCGCATCCGCTGGTCGGCGGGCTCCTCTCCCCAACGCACCTCGCCGGTGTCGGCGGGGACGATGCCGAAGAGCACCCGCATGACCGTGGTCTTGCCGGCTCCGTTCGGGCCGAGGAGGCCGACCACCCGGCCCGCCGGCACCACGAAGCTCACGTCGTCGAGCACCTGGAGGTCGCCGAGACGGACCGACACCCCGGTCACCTCAAGAGCCCCACCAGGTGCACCCGGCTCGTGCGGCGTGCTCTGGACCACGTCGGCGGTCGTTTCCACCGCACGTAGTTCGACACCCCGAGCCGGTGCACCTCCACCTGCGGAGGATGGCCCCGCGAGAACCGGTTCAACCTCGCCGCGAGGCATCATCGGGAGCGCTCCGCGTGTACGAGGCGCTCAACCGTGACCCTGTCCGGATGTCAGGAGAGCCCGCAGTTCGCTCTCCGCTTCCGTGCGTTCGATCCCGCTCGGCTCTTCGCCCGTGTAGCCCAGCGCGACCATCGACGACGTCAGGGATCTTGACAGATCGCGGTACGTAAGGGATCCTTACGGCGATGGCCGAGCGGCCCGAGGTCCGCAGCTTCTACTTGCGCTGCTCCACGTACTTCGGTGACCACCCGACCGGCGCGGACGCCCATCAGCTCATCGACATGATCGAGAGCGATGACGTCGATGTCGCCCTCTTTGGGATCGGCCTCATCCACATGTGGGTCAACGACCAAGAGATGACTCGCGTGTTCGAGGCTCGACACGCCCGCCGCTCCTGGGGCTGGATCGGAGCGCGTCTAGGCCGCACTCGCCAGGCCGTGTGGGAGCGATACCGGGACCGCACCGAAGGAACCCCGGAGGGATAGCGATGGTCGACACCTCGACCCGGCTCGGAACTCGCTTCCCGATCGATCGGTCATCGGCGATGCTCCAACCATGACCACCGCACCCCGAGGGCTGACCATCAGGCCTGAGCGCCATGACGACCATGAGGTGATCGCCGAGGTGGTGGCGGCCGCCTTCGGCTCGCCGGCCGAGGCCGCCTTGGTCGAGGCCATCCGGGCGTCGCCCAACGCCGTGCCGGAGCTGGCGCTGGTGGCCGAGCTCGACGGTGAGGTCGTGGGCCACACCATGATCAGCTACGTGACCCTCGAGGGCCGCGGCGCGCGCCGCTTGATCCCGAGCCTCGCGCCTCTCGCGGTGGCACCGCCCCACCAGGGGCGGGGGATCGGTTCGGCCCTGGTGCGCGAGGTGATGGCGCGCGCTGACGCCGCCGGTGAGCCGTTGGTGGTGCTGGAGGGGAGCCCTGCCTTCTACGGACGGTTGGGCTTCGAGCACTCGGTGCCGCTCGGCATCGAGATCGACCTGCCCTCGTGGGCGCCGCCCGAGGCCGCCCAGGTCATGCGCCTGCGGGCCTACGACTCCGCCATCCGGGGCCGTGTCGTCTACCCACCCGCGTTCGTCGAGGTGGTCGAGCACTGAGGGCCCCACCCCGTGACTCGGGTAGGCAAGGACGTGCAGCAGCCACGACGTGGGGTCCTAACCTGCGGCGATGACCACGGCCACGGCACCCGCGGAGCGCAGCGAGGAGGGCGCGCCCGCCCGGGTGAGCCACTGGACCCGGGTGCCGGCCGACCCGGCCGAGTGGTTCGACGCCGACGAGGTGGCGCGCGGGCGCGCCTACAACCGGCCGCTCGACCGGCTCCGCCGGGTGCGTTTCGTCGTCGGCGCAGCCGTGACCATCGCCTTCATCGTGGGCCAGGCCGCCCCCCGCCTCATCGACGCCCTCGGCGTCTCGGGCTGGGTGCTCCAGCTGGTGGTGGTGGCCGCGGCCCTCGAGGCGAGCACGCTGGTCTACTCGCCGTGGTTCGACGCCCACCGCGAGCTCCTCTACGACAAGCGCTGGGGCCAGAGCAACCAGACGGCGTCCGGCTTCCTCGCCGACCAGCTCAAGGGCCTGGCGGTCGGACTCGTGATCACGGTGCTGCTCGTGGTGCCGCTCTACGCCGTCATCCGCGCCACCGACCTCTGGTGGCTCTACGGCTGGCTGATCTTCTCGGGCTTCACCGTGCTGTTCGGCGTGCTCTACCCGGTGGTCATCGCCCCGCTGTTCAACAGCTTCACCCCGCTCGACGACGAGCGCCTTGAGGCCCGGGTGCTGGAGGTGGCGGAGCGAGCCGGCCTGGACATCGAAGGTGTGCTCGTGGCCGACGCGTCCAGGCGCTCCCGGGCAGGCAACGCCTACGTTGCGGGCCTGGGACGCACCCGTCGGGTGGTCCTCTTCGACACGATCCTCGAATGGGCGCCGGAGCAGGTCGAGCAGGTGGTGGCCCACGAGCTCGGCCACTGGCGCCACGCCCACCTGCGCCGCAAGATCCCGGTGCTCGTCGGTGCCCAGCTCGTGATGTTCGTCCTCACCTGGGCAGCGCTGCGCTGGGAGCCCCTGCTCGACCTCGCCGGGGTGGGCTCGGCCGGTGACCCCGCGTCGCTGCCGCTGTTCCTCGCGGTGTTCCCGCTCGGCTTCGTCCTCGTCGGCCTCGTGTCGTCGTGGCTCAGCAGGGTGGACGAGCGCCAGGCCGACATCCACGCCCTGGAGGTCCTCGGCGACCCGGAAGCCTTCGTCGGGTTGTTCCGTCAGCTGGCCGAGACCAACAAGGCAGACGTCGACCCCGGCCGCTGGAAGCGGCTGACCGCCTCCCACCCACCGATCGCCGAGCGGCTGGCCATGGCCCAGGCGTGGGACGGCCGCCGGGGTGACGGGAGCTCAGCCGCCTGAGGGCGGCAGTGCGCGCCGATAGCCTGGGCTGGTGAGCACCCCCCTCCCGCGCGTCCGGTTCTCCCCGGCGCCCACCGGCTTCCTGCACCTCGGCAGCGCCCGCAGCGCCCTTTTCAACTGGCTCTTCGCCCGTCACACCGGGGGCGAGATGCTGCTTCGGGTGGAGGACACCGACCTGGAGCGCAACCGTCCCGAGCTCATCGACACCATCCTCGACTCGCTGCGCTGGCTCGGCATCGACTGGGACGGCGAGCCCGTCCACCAGTCGGACCGGGTCGATCTGCACCGAGATGCGGTGGCGCGCCTGCTCGCCTCGGGGAACGCCTACCGCTGTGGCTGCAGCCAGGACGAGGTCAAGGCCCGGGCCGAGGCGCGGGGCGGGCCGCCCGGCTACGACGGCCACTGCCGCGACCGCGACATCGCCCCGGGCTCCGGCGTGGTTGTCCGGTTCCGCACCCCCGACGACGGGACGACGGCGTTCGACGACGTCATCCGGGGCGTGGTCGCGTTCGAGAACACCAACCTCGAGGACTTCGTCGTCCAGCGCTCCGACGGCAGCCCGATGTTCCTCGTCGCCAACGCCGTCGACGACGTCGACATGGGCATCACCCACGTCATCAGGGGTGAGGACCTGGTGAACGTGACCCCCAAGGTCCTCTTGCTGCGCGAGGCGCTCGGCGTCACCGAGCGACCGGTCTTCGCCCACCTGCCCCTGGTGCTCAACGAGAAGCGCCAGAAGCTCTCCAAGCGTCGCGACGACGTTGCGGTGGCCGACTACCGGGCGCGGGGCTTCCTCCCGTCGGCCATGGCCAACTACCTCGCCCTGTTGGGCTGGGGGCCGCCCGACGGCGTGGAGGTCCGACCCGTCGAGGAGATCGTGGGTCTTTTCCGCCTCGAGGACGTGAACAAGGCCGGTGCGGTGTTCGACCTCCAGAAGCTGACCCACGTCAACGCTCGTCACATTGAGGCGCTGACGACCGAGGCGTTCGTCACCGCCGCCCGCCCCTTCCTCCTCGACCAGCCGTGGGGCGCCGCCGTCGAGGCCGACCCCGCACCCTTCGAGGCCCTCGCCCCGGTGGTGCAGGAGCGCACCCACACGCTGCTCGACGTGGCCGACATGGTCGACTTCGTGTACCTCGACGAGCCCACCGTCGACGAGGCCGCGTGGGAGAAGGCCATGGTCAAGGGCGCCGCCGCCGCCGAGATCCTCGACGGGATCATCGACGCGTACGAGGCCGTCGACGAAGATGGGTGGGTGCACGAGAACGGCGAGCGCGAGCCGCTCAAGGAGGCGCTCCTCGCCGTGGGCGAGGCCCACGGCCTCAAGCTCGGCAAGGCGCAGGCGCCGGTGCGGGTGGCCGTCACCGGCCGGTCTGTGGGGCCGCCGCTGTTCGAGTCGCTCGTGGTGCTCGGCCGGGCCCGGACCCTCGAGCGGTTGCGCCGAGCCCGAGCGCGCCTCTGATGTCGACCCGTGCGACACCCGCGCCGGCGATGGTTCGTGCCCGACGGCTCCGACGGCGCCGGGCGGTGCTGCACGCCGTCGGCATCCTGGTCCTGATCGTGGTCGTGTACTTCGTGGTCACGCTGGTGCAGGTGGTGCAGGCCTCACGAGAGGACCATGCGGGGCCCGCGGGGGCCATCGTGGTGCTCGGCGCCGCCCAGTACGACGGCCGCCCGTCGGATGTGCTGCAGGCCCGCCTCGACCACACCGCCGACCTGTTCTCGCAGGGCCTGGCGCCGATCGTGGTCGTCACCGGCGGCCGCCGGCCAGGCGA
It contains:
- the gltX gene encoding glutamate--tRNA ligase; the encoded protein is MSTPLPRVRFSPAPTGFLHLGSARSALFNWLFARHTGGEMLLRVEDTDLERNRPELIDTILDSLRWLGIDWDGEPVHQSDRVDLHRDAVARLLASGNAYRCGCSQDEVKARAEARGGPPGYDGHCRDRDIAPGSGVVVRFRTPDDGTTAFDDVIRGVVAFENTNLEDFVVQRSDGSPMFLVANAVDDVDMGITHVIRGEDLVNVTPKVLLLREALGVTERPVFAHLPLVLNEKRQKLSKRRDDVAVADYRARGFLPSAMANYLALLGWGPPDGVEVRPVEEIVGLFRLEDVNKAGAVFDLQKLTHVNARHIEALTTEAFVTAARPFLLDQPWGAAVEADPAPFEALAPVVQERTHTLLDVADMVDFVYLDEPTVDEAAWEKAMVKGAAAAEILDGIIDAYEAVDEDGWVHENGEREPLKEALLAVGEAHGLKLGKAQAPVRVAVTGRSVGPPLFESLVVLGRARTLERLRRARARL